A DNA window from Shewanella baltica contains the following coding sequences:
- the hutZ gene encoding heme utilization protein HutZ, which produces MKPEMTEQEQRLRDKLLPEIEAFKQQRETLQLATLGTDGQPNASYAPFALADDGFYILVSDLARHGHNLKHSSKVSVMLVEDETAAKSVFARKRLTFDAIAEAVPRDTPAFIKGVSVLSARFGEMSDNLAALTDFNLYKLAPHQGLYVKGFGQAFSLSGAELLDVDWKRDGHHGTPKTPENQQVA; this is translated from the coding sequence ATGAAGCCTGAAATGACCGAACAAGAACAACGTTTAAGAGACAAGCTTTTACCTGAGATAGAAGCCTTCAAACAGCAAAGGGAAACCTTACAACTGGCCACGCTAGGTACAGATGGCCAGCCTAATGCGAGTTATGCCCCCTTCGCACTGGCTGATGATGGTTTTTATATTCTGGTGAGTGACTTAGCCCGTCATGGTCATAACTTAAAGCACTCATCTAAGGTCTCTGTGATGCTAGTTGAGGATGAAACCGCGGCCAAATCGGTTTTTGCCCGCAAGCGTTTGACCTTTGATGCGATTGCCGAGGCCGTGCCCCGTGATACGCCCGCCTTTATTAAGGGCGTTAGTGTGTTATCGGCCCGTTTTGGCGAAATGTCCGATAACCTTGCGGCATTAACCGATTTTAACTTATACAAGCTCGCGCCCCATCAAGGTCTTTATGTGAAAGGTTTTGGCCAAGCATTTAGCCTGAGCGGCGCAGAGTTGTTAGATGTGGATTGGAAGCGTGATGGCCACCATGGCACGCCAAAAACGCCGGAAAACCAGCAAGTCGCTTAA
- the ccoG gene encoding cytochrome c oxidase accessory protein CcoG has protein sequence MPKSEVTPNSPSVNKSVNAKPSSVELHIPIKILSSETATGSNTPSGNIHFREQKGDFQRLRTMMNSLLIVLFFALPFISIDGRQAILLDISQQQFFFFGITLWPQDFTLLAWIFIAAAFGLFFITVFWGRVWCGYLCPQTAWTFIYVWIETRIEGSSNKRKQLDKASWSGSKIGKRSTKHLLWGLAALLTGCGFISYFIPARELYLDILTGNASFWVTSWVWFFAICTYLNAGWMREQMCLHCCPYSRFQAVMFDANTKTVTYDAQRGESRGPRKRKQETNLRESNLGDCVDCNLCVEVCPTGIDIRNGLQYECINCGACVDACNETMLKFDYKPNLIGYMSENDLKGVSYSYWRSPRFLGYGAAVVIMLIVIGLDLNSRSEIQLNVIRDRQSLYRETADNKIENTYQLKIRNKTQDTKQYQLAVDSEMPFSLIADPIITLAAGEQVDYPVTVLADKDAIPSGRKMIQFSVTDVKQPSQQVSQETGFFSP, from the coding sequence ATGCCCAAGAGCGAAGTTACCCCCAATTCTCCAAGTGTGAATAAGAGTGTGAACGCGAAACCTTCCTCAGTCGAGCTGCACATTCCGATTAAAATCCTCTCCAGCGAAACTGCAACAGGGAGCAATACGCCCTCTGGCAACATCCATTTTCGTGAGCAGAAAGGTGATTTTCAGCGCCTGCGAACCATGATGAATAGCCTGCTGATCGTGCTGTTTTTCGCCTTGCCGTTTATCTCAATCGATGGCCGCCAAGCGATATTGTTAGATATCAGCCAGCAACAGTTTTTCTTCTTTGGCATCACGCTATGGCCGCAGGACTTTACCCTACTCGCATGGATTTTTATCGCCGCCGCCTTCGGTCTGTTCTTTATTACCGTATTCTGGGGCCGCGTTTGGTGCGGCTATCTTTGCCCACAAACGGCGTGGACCTTTATCTATGTGTGGATTGAAACACGCATCGAAGGCAGCAGCAACAAACGCAAGCAACTCGACAAAGCGTCTTGGTCTGGCAGCAAAATAGGTAAAAGAAGCACCAAGCACTTACTTTGGGGTCTCGCCGCCCTGCTCACCGGCTGTGGTTTTATCAGCTATTTTATTCCCGCCCGCGAACTCTATCTCGACATATTGACGGGCAACGCCAGCTTTTGGGTGACTAGCTGGGTCTGGTTTTTCGCCATTTGTACTTATCTGAATGCGGGCTGGATGCGCGAGCAAATGTGTCTACATTGCTGCCCCTATTCACGTTTCCAAGCTGTAATGTTCGATGCCAATACTAAAACCGTGACCTATGATGCACAGCGCGGTGAATCCCGCGGCCCGCGTAAACGTAAGCAAGAAACTAATCTCAGAGAGAGCAATCTTGGTGATTGTGTTGACTGTAATTTATGTGTCGAAGTGTGCCCAACAGGGATAGATATTCGTAACGGCTTGCAATATGAGTGCATCAACTGCGGTGCCTGTGTCGATGCTTGTAATGAAACCATGTTGAAATTCGATTATAAACCGAACCTTATCGGCTACATGAGTGAGAATGATCTTAAGGGAGTCAGCTACTCCTATTGGCGCTCGCCGCGATTTTTAGGCTACGGCGCAGCGGTCGTGATCATGCTGATAGTGATAGGTTTAGATTTGAATAGCCGCAGCGAGATCCAGCTTAACGTGATCCGAGACCGTCAGAGCCTGTACCGCGAAACGGCTGACAATAAGATTGAAAATACCTATCAGCTGAAGATCCGCAACAAAACGCAGGACACTAAGCAGTATCAACTCGCTGTTGACAGTGAAATGCCCTTCAGCTTGATTGCCGATCCTATTATTACCTTGGCTGCAGGCGAACAAGTCGACTATCCCGTCACTGTATTAGCCGATAAGGATGCCATCCCCTCGGGGCGCAAAATGATCCAATTCTCGGTGACGGATGTGAAACAGCCAAGCCAGCAAGTGAGTCAAGAAACTGGATTCTTCAGTCCCTAG
- a CDS encoding sigma-54 interaction domain-containing protein encodes MTNEISVNNEKSVDKHFLPENQLLLNAVGEGIYGFDLSGNAVFINPAAECMTGWKNEELLGKNIHNCHHHSHADGSHYPQEDCPIYNTLKDGITREITHDVFWRKDGSSFPVYYSSTPVYRDNELIGVVAIFRDISIQKQTEQSLRQALAQVQALSERLASENHYLQAELADKTGDVDISGASSVIRHMIQQLHMVANTDSTVLICGENGTGKELVARNLHQLSRRKDKPMISVNCAAFSASLLESELFGHEKGAFTGATSRRKGRFELAHQGTLFLDEVAELSLEAQSKLLRVIQEQSFERLGGSETIQVDIRLVAASHHDLLKRVEQGLFRMDLYYRLNVFPIQVPPLRARIEDIPELVSHILHSLNRKLGKKIRGVSQKGLQKLMAYTWPGNVRELQNILEREAILSQGDILQIHAMPSNNPLAQAQGQTLAEAEALHIEQTLKRLNWRISGPLGAANVLGVPASTLRSRMKKLGIQRQSSEI; translated from the coding sequence ATGACAAATGAGATTTCGGTCAATAATGAAAAATCGGTAGATAAGCATTTCTTACCGGAAAACCAGTTACTGCTTAACGCTGTCGGTGAAGGTATTTATGGATTTGATTTAAGCGGTAATGCGGTGTTTATCAATCCAGCGGCAGAATGCATGACAGGTTGGAAGAATGAAGAGTTACTGGGCAAAAATATCCATAACTGCCATCACCACAGCCATGCGGATGGTAGCCATTATCCCCAAGAAGATTGCCCGATTTACAACACCTTAAAGGATGGTATTACCCGAGAAATCACCCATGATGTGTTCTGGCGTAAAGATGGCAGCAGCTTCCCCGTGTATTACAGTTCCACCCCCGTTTACCGTGATAATGAACTGATTGGCGTAGTCGCGATATTTCGTGACATTAGTATTCAAAAGCAAACAGAGCAGTCATTACGCCAAGCATTGGCGCAAGTGCAGGCGCTCTCGGAGCGACTCGCCTCGGAGAATCATTATCTGCAGGCTGAACTTGCTGACAAAACGGGTGATGTGGATATTTCGGGCGCCAGTAGCGTGATCCGCCACATGATCCAGCAATTGCATATGGTGGCTAATACCGACAGTACTGTGCTCATTTGTGGTGAAAATGGCACAGGAAAAGAGCTCGTTGCCCGTAACTTACATCAACTCAGTCGCCGCAAAGACAAGCCGATGATCAGCGTCAACTGCGCCGCATTTTCGGCATCTTTGTTAGAAAGTGAACTCTTTGGTCACGAGAAAGGCGCATTTACCGGTGCCACCAGTCGCCGTAAAGGCCGCTTCGAACTTGCTCACCAAGGCACGCTGTTCCTCGATGAAGTGGCAGAACTCAGTTTAGAAGCCCAATCAAAACTACTGCGGGTCATCCAAGAGCAATCCTTCGAACGCCTCGGAGGCAGCGAAACCATTCAAGTGGATATTCGCTTGGTCGCCGCCAGTCACCACGACTTACTCAAGCGGGTCGAGCAGGGATTATTTCGGATGGATCTCTATTACCGCTTGAATGTATTCCCTATTCAAGTGCCACCACTGCGCGCGAGGATCGAAGATATCCCCGAACTCGTCAGCCATATACTGCACAGTTTGAATCGTAAGTTAGGCAAAAAAATCCGCGGTGTGAGCCAAAAAGGGCTGCAAAAACTCATGGCTTACACATGGCCGGGCAATGTGCGCGAATTGCAAAACATCCTCGAGCGCGAAGCCATTCTATCCCAAGGCGATATTCTGCAGATCCATGCGATGCCGAGCAACAACCCCTTAGCTCAAGCCCAAGGCCAAACCTTAGCAGAAGCGGAAGCCTTGCATATAGAACAGACTCTTAAACGCTTAAACTGGCGAATATCCGGTCCACTCGGCGCGGCGAATGTCTTAGGCGTTCCGGCAAGTACACTGAGATCGCGGATGAAAAAACTGGGGATCCAACGTCAATCGAGTGAAATATAA
- a CDS encoding energy transducer TonB, with amino-acid sequence MTPKRYLAFGALTVAIQTGVIASQPAITMLQSAQASSANQASNAPSANRVTLNFSAATSTTSSNASVEPITQAESKLASVNSTARKVSTAESVDKTVIEAIEKTKADQRIDSQLVKKSSAAKPTTKSHPDADPLVTNALAHKRPEHVEQELELKTEPKTAHELTNLIANAAELDAKATQNVDSAAADNAPFNDSLQTNIVELAKPLFATAPPQPTYPRIARKKGFEGTATIEVMFNELGEQLALTLVTSSGFSLLDQAAIAAVENWQFAAPTPRLASHYKVRVPIRFALN; translated from the coding sequence GTGACACCGAAACGATATCTTGCCTTTGGCGCGTTAACTGTTGCCATCCAAACGGGTGTTATCGCCTCGCAGCCTGCTATCACTATGCTGCAAAGCGCCCAAGCATCGAGTGCAAATCAAGCATCGAACGCTCCCAGCGCGAATCGTGTCACCCTCAATTTTTCTGCTGCGACGAGCACGACAAGCAGCAACGCCAGTGTCGAGCCCATAACGCAAGCAGAATCCAAGCTAGCAAGCGTAAACAGCACCGCGCGAAAAGTATCAACAGCGGAATCTGTCGATAAAACGGTTATCGAGGCTATTGAAAAAACCAAAGCGGATCAACGAATTGACAGCCAGTTAGTCAAAAAATCTTCAGCCGCAAAGCCCACGACTAAAAGTCATCCAGATGCAGATCCTTTAGTGACGAACGCTTTAGCACATAAGCGACCCGAACATGTTGAACAAGAATTAGAGCTAAAAACAGAGCCCAAAACAGCACATGAACTAACGAATTTAATCGCTAACGCAGCCGAACTAGATGCAAAAGCGACTCAAAATGTAGACAGTGCAGCCGCTGACAATGCCCCATTTAACGACAGCCTCCAAACCAACATAGTGGAATTAGCCAAACCGCTGTTTGCTACAGCGCCACCGCAACCGACTTATCCGCGAATAGCACGTAAGAAAGGATTCGAAGGAACTGCAACTATAGAAGTGATGTTTAACGAACTCGGCGAGCAGCTAGCACTGACGTTAGTCACAAGCTCAGGCTTCAGCCTGCTAGATCAAGCAGCAATCGCTGCGGTTGAAAACTGGCAATTTGCGGCGCCGACGCCAAGGTTAGCGAGTCACTACAAGGTCAGAGTGCCTATTCGTTTCGCGCTTAACTAG
- a CDS encoding AMP-binding protein: MAYDQDSQLKLDYSSLVDLIEKTSLRYGDKPAYACLGKTSSFNEIERDSRYFAAYLQNKTTLKPGDRIAIQLPNITQFVIAAYGAIRAGLILVNTNPLYTERELIHQFNDSGAKALVVLSDLLPTLAKVIDSTQIELVISTHPLDLIDPHVQPKTGLKNVEFCQILKQGADLPFSRFISNLNDLSALQYTGGTTGLSKGAMLTHGNMLANAAQVKSRIASVITEGEDIFVAPLPIYHIYAFMVNLVLYFECGGCSVLIPNPRDISGLIKTLAKYPFTGFAGLNTLFVALCHQPEFKALDFSHLKITISGGTALTAAAANIWQQTTGNMISEGYGLSETSPVISLNAPGYQKLGTIGKPVIGTEVKLLDENNLEVPLGTAGELAARGPQVMRGYWNNPQETANAMTPEGFFKTGDIAIATAEGFHQIVDRKKDMIIVSGFNVYPNEVENVLASHPSVIECAVVGVKDEHSGEAVKAFIALKDDSQDHQQAKEAILTYCREQLTAYKLPKVIEFMTQLPKSTVGKILRRELKDKA, translated from the coding sequence ATGGCATACGATCAAGACTCTCAACTCAAACTAGACTACTCATCACTGGTCGATCTGATCGAGAAAACCAGCCTACGTTATGGCGATAAACCCGCCTATGCCTGCCTTGGTAAAACCAGCAGTTTTAATGAGATAGAACGCGACTCTCGTTACTTTGCCGCCTATTTACAGAATAAGACCACACTCAAACCGGGCGATCGCATCGCCATTCAATTGCCCAATATCACCCAATTTGTCATCGCGGCCTACGGCGCCATCAGGGCTGGGCTAATCCTTGTTAACACGAATCCCTTATATACCGAGCGCGAGCTTATTCATCAGTTCAATGATTCTGGTGCTAAAGCGCTCGTGGTGTTATCCGACCTATTGCCGACCTTGGCCAAAGTCATCGACAGCACTCAAATAGAACTTGTCATCTCCACCCATCCTTTAGATTTGATCGATCCGCATGTGCAGCCAAAAACAGGGCTTAAGAATGTCGAGTTTTGTCAGATTTTAAAGCAAGGGGCTGACCTTCCCTTTAGCCGATTCATCTCAAACCTCAACGACCTCTCGGCGTTGCAATACACAGGTGGCACGACAGGATTATCGAAAGGTGCCATGTTGACCCACGGCAATATGCTCGCCAATGCGGCGCAGGTAAAATCCCGCATCGCGAGCGTGATCACCGAAGGGGAAGATATCTTTGTTGCGCCGCTGCCGATTTACCACATTTATGCGTTTATGGTGAACTTAGTGCTGTATTTCGAGTGCGGCGGTTGCTCGGTATTAATTCCAAATCCGCGTGATATTAGTGGCTTAATTAAGACACTCGCCAAATACCCCTTCACGGGATTTGCAGGACTCAATACCCTGTTTGTCGCCCTATGCCATCAACCCGAGTTTAAGGCGCTGGACTTTAGCCACTTAAAAATCACTATCTCTGGCGGCACTGCACTCACGGCCGCAGCGGCGAATATTTGGCAACAGACGACAGGCAATATGATCAGCGAAGGTTATGGATTATCTGAAACCTCACCGGTGATTTCACTCAATGCGCCCGGTTATCAAAAGCTTGGCACTATTGGTAAACCTGTGATTGGCACTGAAGTTAAACTCTTAGATGAAAACAACCTTGAAGTGCCCTTAGGTACGGCGGGAGAATTAGCCGCGCGCGGCCCACAAGTGATGCGGGGTTATTGGAATAATCCGCAGGAAACCGCCAATGCCATGACTCCAGAAGGTTTCTTTAAAACCGGTGACATTGCCATAGCAACAGCGGAAGGTTTCCATCAAATTGTTGATCGCAAAAAGGATATGATCATAGTCTCAGGCTTTAACGTTTATCCCAACGAGGTGGAAAACGTGCTGGCGAGCCATCCAAGTGTGATCGAATGCGCCGTGGTGGGAGTAAAAGATGAACACTCGGGCGAAGCGGTTAAAGCCTTTATCGCGCTCAAGGATGATAGCCAAGATCATCAACAGGCTAAAGAGGCCATTCTAACCTATTGCCGCGAGCAATTGACCGCCTATAAATTGCCAAAAGTCATTGAATTTATGACGCAATTACCTAAGAGTACCGTAGGTAAAATTCTGCGCCGCGAGCTAAAAGATAAGGCTTGA
- the hutX gene encoding heme utilization cystosolic carrier protein HutX, protein MKMTLDSELDVAPDLGSEQRQLSEQQTQLRQRFEQQADLMPAQLASELGIAELEVVAALPPEQVVFVPLTQLDTLLQALPEWGKLTTIVMLSGSVFEFKGDFPEGKYAHGYYNLYSKGDGLHGHLKLDAMRGIALISRPFRGSESHSINFFGSEGEVVFKVYLGRDKQRALFPEQVRQFKALATAFASVQSHI, encoded by the coding sequence ATGAAGATGACACTCGATAGCGAGCTCGATGTCGCGCCAGATTTAGGCTCTGAGCAACGTCAGCTAAGTGAGCAACAAACGCAACTGCGACAACGATTTGAGCAACAAGCTGATTTAATGCCAGCGCAGCTCGCCAGTGAATTAGGTATTGCCGAGCTCGAAGTCGTTGCCGCCCTGCCGCCCGAACAAGTGGTGTTTGTCCCGTTAACTCAGCTCGATACATTACTGCAAGCCTTACCCGAATGGGGAAAGTTAACCACTATTGTGATGTTATCGGGCAGTGTATTTGAATTTAAAGGGGATTTTCCCGAGGGAAAATATGCCCACGGTTATTACAACCTCTACAGCAAGGGCGACGGTTTGCACGGGCATCTCAAATTAGATGCCATGCGTGGCATCGCTTTGATCAGCAGACCTTTTAGAGGCAGCGAGAGCCATTCGATTAACTTCTTCGGCAGCGAAGGGGAGGTCGTATTCAAAGTATATTTAGGTCGTGATAAACAAAGAGCGCTGTTTCCTGAGCAAGTTCGCCAATTTAAAGCACTCGCGACTGCCTTTGCCTCGGTGCAATCACATATCTGA
- a CDS encoding ABC transporter transmembrane domain-containing protein, with protein MTEPTVELAKSSEPINAGAEQLPEKLIPVTPTTSADASKVKPTSAQQRSVLPWIMGFLKPYKLKVVAAIICLMIGSLAWLSLGQGVRLMVDEGFVRDNAQRLNEIILLVLGITAVSGTAVFCRFYLMTWLGERVSADIRLTVYNQLLKLSPAFYAKVRTGEVISRFTADSTLLQTVVGSSLSMALRSSVTVLGGLVMMGITSVKMTLLVLLAVPLVLGPVIFFGRKVRTLARESQDRVADLGAYVDETLHEIHTVQAYGHEDKDRSLFNTRVEDVMSAASGRIRYRALLISTVMFLSIAAIAMVTWVGAHDVMAGKMTGGELSAFMFYAVMVAGAVATISEVIGEIQRASGAAERLIELAETPVDIPVATHPIVLPAKVSGELVIEGLNFAYPEHDALVLKQLNMAIAAGERVALVGPSGAGKSTLFQLLQRFYVPSTGSIRLEGTDIAKLLPQDLRAQFALVPQDSVIFATSVLENVRYGRVDATEQEVIDACIAARAHEFISEFTDGYQTYLGERGVRLSGGQKQRIAIARAILADRPILLLDEATSALDAVSEQKVKQALDVLMAGKTTLIIAHRLSTVINADRIFVFDKGEIVACGRHQELMQSNALYREFASLQLLTEEANASALNETI; from the coding sequence GTGACAGAGCCGACCGTCGAATTAGCTAAATCTTCCGAACCCATTAATGCTGGCGCAGAGCAATTGCCCGAAAAGTTAATTCCAGTCACGCCTACAACAAGCGCTGATGCTTCGAAGGTTAAACCAACCTCAGCGCAGCAAAGATCCGTATTGCCTTGGATTATGGGTTTTCTTAAACCCTACAAACTGAAAGTCGTTGCGGCGATTATCTGCTTGATGATAGGGTCACTCGCTTGGCTATCATTGGGCCAAGGTGTGCGCTTAATGGTTGATGAAGGCTTTGTGCGCGACAATGCGCAGCGGCTGAATGAAATCATATTGTTAGTGCTCGGAATTACCGCCGTCAGTGGCACAGCGGTGTTTTGCCGCTTCTATTTAATGACTTGGCTCGGCGAGCGGGTCAGTGCCGATATTCGTCTAACTGTTTACAATCAACTGCTTAAACTTTCCCCCGCCTTTTACGCTAAAGTGCGCACCGGTGAAGTGATCTCCCGTTTTACCGCCGACTCTACCTTGCTGCAAACCGTGGTGGGCTCGAGTTTATCTATGGCATTGCGCTCAAGTGTGACGGTACTTGGTGGTTTGGTGATGATGGGGATCACCAGCGTTAAGATGACATTGCTGGTGTTGTTGGCCGTACCTTTAGTGTTGGGACCGGTGATTTTTTTCGGTCGTAAAGTGCGTACGCTGGCGCGAGAAAGCCAAGACAGGGTTGCCGATCTCGGCGCTTATGTGGATGAAACACTTCATGAAATTCATACGGTACAAGCCTATGGTCATGAAGATAAAGACCGTAGCTTATTCAATACCCGCGTCGAAGATGTGATGTCTGCGGCAAGCGGGCGGATCCGTTACCGTGCCTTGCTGATCTCAACCGTGATGTTTTTAAGTATCGCGGCGATTGCTATGGTGACTTGGGTCGGTGCCCACGATGTGATGGCGGGTAAGATGACGGGCGGTGAGTTATCCGCCTTTATGTTTTACGCTGTGATGGTTGCAGGCGCTGTGGCGACCATTAGCGAAGTAATCGGCGAAATTCAGCGGGCTTCTGGCGCCGCCGAGCGTTTAATTGAACTGGCTGAAACGCCAGTGGATATTCCCGTTGCAACTCATCCTATTGTTTTACCCGCCAAGGTCAGTGGAGAGTTAGTCATAGAAGGACTCAACTTTGCCTATCCAGAGCATGATGCCTTAGTGCTAAAACAGCTCAATATGGCTATTGCCGCGGGTGAGCGGGTCGCCTTAGTCGGCCCAAGTGGCGCGGGTAAGAGTACCTTGTTCCAGTTATTGCAGCGCTTTTATGTGCCTAGCACTGGCAGTATTCGACTGGAAGGGACTGATATTGCCAAGCTTCTGCCACAGGATTTGCGGGCGCAGTTTGCTCTGGTGCCGCAGGACTCTGTGATTTTTGCGACCAGCGTACTTGAAAACGTGCGTTATGGCCGCGTCGATGCGACTGAGCAAGAAGTGATAGATGCTTGTATCGCGGCCCGTGCCCACGAGTTTATTAGCGAATTTACTGACGGTTATCAAACCTATTTAGGCGAGCGTGGCGTGCGACTTTCTGGTGGGCAAAAACAGCGGATCGCCATTGCGCGGGCGATTTTAGCCGACAGACCCATATTGTTACTCGATGAAGCGACCAGCGCCTTAGATGCGGTAAGCGAGCAGAAAGTGAAGCAAGCGTTGGACGTATTGATGGCGGGTAAAACCACCTTAATTATTGCCCATCGCTTATCGACGGTGATCAATGCCGATAGGATTTTTGTGTTCGATAAGGGCGAGATTGTTGCCTGCGGGCGCCACCAAGAGTTGATGCAATCCAATGCGTTATATCGTGAATTTGCCAGTCTGCAATTGTTAACCGAAGAGGCCAATGCCAGCGCCTTGAATGAGACAATTTAG
- a CDS encoding TonB-dependent hemoglobin/transferrin/lactoferrin family receptor yields MKKKPLVIAMAIALSSTALSFTLAAEENVKPVVQGDTDKKLVTREFDEVLVSATRISEKASETSRSVAVVGEEQLAVAQASSVANALKNEANITLTNGPRASSQGVEIRGLSGSRVLQTIDGARQNTGSGHRATYFMDPELLKSIEVLRGPASSLWGSGALGGVVAQNTKSAQDFLAPNETFGGYFKQGYETNGSRTKTSGAIYGQQDSIDWLLNGSYTDSNNIKTGNDETLSNSSSNGSSGLVKFGWQADEASRLELSARVNKINELVPSNPSAAASNSIPLVRRKTDDQNITLDYSFNPANNPYLDTKMQVYWNSTDYDEDRITKGQLDSTEYRTVGINLNNSSRLGNTLLTYGVDGFRDTIETTRDDSGQVGQRPGNIDGETTVWGAFTRADIELTQTLNLDAGLRYDSFKNDSNNLNLSSDDNELSPSLGLVWQTQSWLTLSARYDQAFRAPSVEEMYSSGTHYCIPPIPGFLPQGLCNTFATNPDLKSEKARNKEIKADLRFSELAGDDELALTFNIFRNDVDDFIVQQVSNPWHGIPGFEQTTSWNNVEDARLTGFEISGRYRIGQTRLAMNYGQTHGEDRKNGGDIEGIPANKFNVDLSQGIMEGDMKLGTRVTYVATQSNTPDGFKVAKYDDYTLWDVYVAWEPTMGAMAGVRVDFAIENIGDEKYQQAWQTLYQPGRNMKLSARYMF; encoded by the coding sequence ATGAAGAAAAAGCCGTTAGTGATCGCCATGGCGATAGCACTGAGCAGTACGGCCCTAAGTTTTACGTTAGCGGCAGAAGAAAATGTTAAGCCTGTTGTGCAAGGTGATACGGATAAAAAACTCGTTACGAGAGAGTTTGATGAAGTGTTAGTGAGCGCAACCCGCATCAGCGAGAAAGCCTCCGAAACCAGCCGCAGCGTAGCCGTGGTGGGTGAAGAGCAACTTGCGGTTGCTCAAGCATCATCCGTGGCCAATGCCCTTAAAAACGAGGCGAATATTACGCTAACGAATGGCCCAAGAGCTTCATCTCAAGGGGTTGAAATCCGTGGTTTAAGTGGCAGTCGAGTACTGCAGACTATTGACGGAGCAAGACAAAATACCGGCTCTGGCCACAGAGCAACTTACTTTATGGACCCTGAGTTGCTGAAATCCATTGAAGTGCTGCGCGGTCCAGCCAGTAGTTTGTGGGGCAGTGGCGCACTGGGTGGCGTCGTTGCGCAAAATACTAAGTCAGCGCAGGATTTCTTAGCGCCCAATGAAACCTTTGGTGGCTATTTCAAACAAGGTTATGAAACCAATGGCTCGCGCACTAAAACCAGTGGCGCGATTTATGGTCAACAAGACAGTATCGATTGGTTACTGAACGGCTCTTACACCGACTCAAACAATATAAAAACCGGTAATGACGAAACCCTAAGCAACAGTTCATCTAATGGCAGCAGTGGTTTAGTTAAATTCGGTTGGCAAGCCGATGAGGCATCACGTTTAGAGTTATCTGCGAGAGTCAATAAGATCAATGAATTAGTGCCAAGTAATCCTTCTGCGGCAGCCAGTAATTCAATACCTTTAGTGCGTCGCAAGACAGACGATCAAAATATCACCTTAGATTACAGTTTCAATCCAGCCAATAACCCGTATCTGGATACTAAGATGCAAGTGTATTGGAACAGTACCGACTACGATGAAGACCGCATCACTAAAGGTCAGCTAGACAGCACTGAGTATCGTACAGTGGGCATTAACCTCAATAACAGTTCGCGCTTGGGCAATACTTTGTTGACCTACGGCGTTGATGGCTTTCGCGATACCATAGAAACGACGCGTGATGATTCGGGTCAAGTGGGCCAGCGTCCGGGAAATATTGATGGTGAAACCACAGTATGGGGCGCTTTTACGCGGGCAGATATTGAGCTGACTCAGACGTTAAATCTGGATGCGGGTCTGCGTTATGATAGCTTTAAAAATGACAGTAATAACCTCAATTTATCCTCCGATGATAATGAGTTATCGCCATCACTAGGGCTAGTTTGGCAGACTCAATCTTGGTTGACCTTAAGTGCCCGTTACGATCAAGCCTTCCGCGCACCTTCGGTAGAGGAAATGTATTCTAGCGGCACCCATTACTGCATTCCACCTATTCCGGGATTTTTGCCCCAAGGTCTATGCAACACCTTTGCGACCAATCCGGATCTAAAGTCTGAAAAAGCCCGCAACAAAGAAATCAAAGCAGACTTACGTTTCAGTGAGTTAGCCGGTGATGATGAATTAGCGTTGACGTTCAACATCTTCCGTAACGATGTGGACGATTTCATCGTGCAGCAAGTGTCTAATCCTTGGCATGGTATTCCTGGGTTCGAGCAAACGACCTCATGGAATAACGTCGAAGATGCGCGTTTAACTGGCTTTGAAATTAGCGGTCGTTACCGAATTGGCCAAACTCGCTTAGCGATGAATTATGGCCAAACCCATGGTGAAGATCGTAAAAATGGCGGCGATATTGAAGGTATACCCGCCAATAAATTTAACGTTGATTTATCCCAAGGCATTATGGAAGGCGACATGAAGCTCGGCACTCGCGTCACTTATGTGGCGACGCAGTCGAATACGCCTGATGGCTTCAAAGTGGCGAAATACGACGATTACACCCTATGGGATGTGTATGTCGCGTGGGAGCCGACTATGGGCGCGATGGCGGGTGTGAGAGTGGATTTCGCCATCGAAAACATCGGCGATGAGAAGTACCAACAAGCGTGGCAAACCTTGTATCAACCGGGCCGTAATATGAAGTTATCGGCGCGCTATATGTTCTAA